The nucleotide window AAAATTGGCATCATGGGCTTTTCGGCTGGAGGTCATTTGGCCTCAACTTTGTCCACACATTATAATGACAAAGTATATGAATCCAAAGACGACACCAGTGCCCGCCCCGATTTTTCAATGTTGATTTATCCTGTGATTTCTATGGAAGACGGAATAACACACAGCGGATCCAAACAAAACCTTCTAGGAAAAACCCCTAGCGGTGAATTGGTTGCCAAATATTCTAACGAAAAAAAGGTTAACGAAAACACACCAAAAACATTCCTGGTTCACGCCACCGATGACAAAGCCGTTCCTGTTGAAAACAGCATCAATTATTATTTGGCTTTAAAACAAAATAAAGTTCCTGCCGAAATGCATCTGTATGAAAACGGTGGTCACGGTTTTGGATTGGGAGTTGCAGGCACCAATAAAAACTGGTCAAATGCCTGCGAAAAATGGCTGATTGCCAATGGTTTTATTCAAATACCAGACACTTATTTGTTTGCTTATTTCAAAGGAAACGGAGAAGATGGCCTGCATTTAGCTTCAAGTAATGATGGTTACAAATGGGAAGCTTTAAAAAAAGATGCCTCATTTTTGACTCCGGAAGTTGGCAAAGACAAATTAATGAGAGACCCTTGCGTTATCAAAGGCGGTGACGGATTGTACCACATGGTTTGGACAGTAAGCTGGACAGACAAAGGAATTGGTTATGCCTCGTCAAAGGATATGATTCATTGGTCAAAACAGGAGTTTTTACCGGTAATGTCCCATGAAAACAAAACCCGCAACACTTGGGCACCAGAAATCACTTATGACGAAAATTCAAAAACCTATATGATTTATTGGGCATCAACCATTGAAGGTAAATTTCCTGAAACCCAGTCAAATGAGGAAAAAGGATATAACCATAGAATTTACTATACAACAACCAAAGATTTCAAAAAATTCAAACCCACAAAACTGCTTTATGAACCTGGTTTCAATGTCATCGATGCCACTATTGTAAAACAAGGCGAAGGATATACAATGTATCTAAAAGACGAAACAAAAGTTCCGGTTCAGAAAAATCTAAAAACAGCTTTCAGTAAAAATCTAACAGGCCCTTATACCAAAGCAAGCGAACCTATTACTGGCAATTATTGGGCTGAAGGACCAACCGCAATCCAAATAAATGGAGAATGGATAGTTTATTTTGATAAATACACTCAGAAAAAATACGGAGCTGTAAAGCAAAATTCTAAAGGTTGGGAGGACATATCAGATCAAATTAGTTTTCCTGCAGGAACACGCCACGGAACGGTTATCAGGGTTCCCGCCGAAGTTATTACCAATTTGAAGAAAGAATAAAAATCAATGTTGTTTCGATTAAATTTCAAAAGCCTGTAAATATTAATTTTACAGGCTTTTGTTTTTATTACATTTTTAAGAATCTTTATCCTTCATCCTCTTCTTCATCTTCATGATCAAAATTAAAGAAATCATCAGGATTCAATGGAATATCAGCATCGGGGTCTTTATCATGCGCATTTACACCGGGCGGATTAAACAAACCCCATTCATCCTTAATATAATTCCAAACATCAAAACTTGCTACCCAATCAATAAACAGCATTCGAAACTCATCTATTTCCTTTCTAAGCAAATCGATATACTCAACATTTTCAATCCCATGATAGTGAAGGCTTCCTGCATGAACATACAAATCTCGAGCTGCCTTCCGGATAATCGCAGCATTTTCCATCCGCAAATCATATAAATCACCCGCTTCTGCATTAACAATTTTTGCAGGGATTATTATGGCATCTTCCAACATAAATCGAACGCTTGTTTCCTGCAAAATTTCATCATCTTTTGGAATAATCTGAACTAAACCTTCAGTCAACTTAAATATTTGTTCTGCCTTTTGATAAATAGGCATATTATGGATTTTATCTAATTTTGACATTCATTGTTGTTTTACATTATTACAGATTTAATTCGCTTCATAACTACACAAATCTACTATTTTAGGACTAATGCCAAACAAATAAAAATCTAAATTTATACTTTTATAATATCATAAAATGTTCGCTATGGAAAAAACCTATTCTCTTGTTATTCATCCTTCCGAGTCTATTCTTGCTTTGGTGAAATCAATAAAAGAACAACTGGCGACAGAAGTGGGTTGGTTCAACAGTAAAAATTCGGTGGGGCATATTACCATCTGCGAGTTTAAAGCAACCGAAAAACAATTAGAGAACATCAAAAATAAAATCCAAAAAATATGCGATACCCTCTCGGCTGTAAATGTACACTTGAATGAATTTAGTTCCTTTCCCAACGGTGCTTTTTTCATTGCTCCCGACAAGGATTCTCATAAAAACCTGAAGCACATCATGAAACAATTTCACAAATCTTTGTTGATTCCTAATATGCTCAAAAGCGACAATCCTCACCTCTCCATAGCCCGAAGACTCAAACCCGAAAATCTTGCCAAAGCCAATAAAATGTTTACCTCAATAGATCTGAATTTTATCTGTGACAGTGTGGTTTTGAGACAATTTGACGAGCAAATAAAACAGTTTTTTGTTATTGATACTTTAAAATTCGGGGACAATCCAAAAAGTAACATTATTCAAGGGACTCTTTTTTAGTATTTATTTATGATTTTTTTTACAAAACAAAAAAAATGGAATAGCAAAAAGAACTAAATTGCAGTTTAAAAAGAATACTATTTTTCCAAAAAGTTATCAATGAAATTTGCAATAAAATACACCCTCATCATCGCTCTTTTGTTTTTTGTTTCTATTACAAAAGCACAAAAACAAGATATCAATTTCATAGAAAACGATTATAAATCAGCACTTGAAAAAGCCAAATCGATTAAGAAACCAATTTTTATAATGGTTTATGCCACTTGGTGCCCTCATTGCAACAAAATGAAAAGCACCGTTTTAAAAGATCCTGTTGTAGTCGATTTTTTGAACACAAATTACATCAATGTTTCAATAAATGGTGAATCGGAAACAGGAAAGGATTTTATGAAAAATTTTAACGTAACTTCTTTTCCCACCTATTTATACCTGAATGAAAATGAAACCCATCTGTACAGCACCGGTGGAGAATTTACTTCTGAAGAATTTATTTTGGAATCCAAAAAAGCTTTAAACCCAAACACACAAATACCAAATCTGGAAAAAAAATTCAATGACGATAATCGAAGTCCTGAAAACTGTCTTCTTTATTTGAGTGCCATTAGAAAGAGCATTGAAAAATACAAAACGGATGATGTTGTTGCAAAATACTTGGCAACTCAACCAAAAGATCAACTGTTTACAGCTATAAATTGGAGAATTATTGCCTTTGGTCTTAATAAATTGGACACCAAAGAGTTTGATTTTGTTTTAAATCACCAAAGTGATTTTGCCAAAGTTTCTTCTCCTAAAAGAGTCGATGCCAAAATTGTAAGTGTGGTAAATCAAACCCTGACTCATAACATGGAAAATCTGGATTCTATTACCTACGACAAGAACCGAATTATTGCAAAAAATATTAATTCGAAAAAAGTAGATTCTTTAGTTTTCAAATACGATTTACAAATGTATGAAGCCTGTAAATGCTGGACAAAATACAAGCAAACCACATTAGAATCTGTACAAAAATTGGTTTGGAATGATTACAAAACCATTAATGAAATCTCAAAAAATTATGTCCTTCATGTAAAGGAAAAGAAAGATTTACAAACAACTATTATCTGGGCAAAAAAGTCGCTGGAATTAAACAATTCAGCCGAGAGCAATTTTTTGCTTGCGCGTTTATACAACAAAATAAAGGATAAAAAATCGGCCACAGAATACGCCCGAAAGGCCAAAGCTATCATTACTGCCATGGGTTGGGATACCAAAGAAATAGATCAGTTTTATCTGGAATTGGGGATAAAGTAAATTTTATTTCTAAGGATTTTTAGCTTTTTTTTGGATACAACATTTTTTTTGAAAGAAACCTTTCAGGATTCTTTATCAATTTTGCTAAAAAAAAGCTACTACTTTTTGAACTAAAAAAACAACAAAATACCAATTAAAATACTTATATTCAATGTTTTAAAATCACACTTTTAAATTTAATCCTATGGAAACCACAAATGTAAAAGCTTACGGTACCGAAGCAGCAGACGCCCCTTTAAAACAAATGGATATCCAACGCAGAAACGCTTCTGCAAAAGATATTGAAATTGATATTTTGTATTGTGGCGTTTGTCACTCCGATTTGCACACTGCCAGAAACGACTGGGGATTTACGACTTATCCAACAGTTGTTGGTCACGAAATTGTTGGAAAAGTAACCAAAGTAGGAAGCGAAGTAACCAAACTTAAAGTGGGCGATTTTGCCGCTGTAGGATGTTTGGTAGGTTCCTGCCACACCTGTGACAATTGCAAACACGATTTAGAACAATATTGCTCCAATGGATGGATTGGAACCTACAACAGTCCGGACAAATATTTGGGCGGAATGACTTATGGAGGTTACTCCGAAAAAATTGTGGTTGAAGAACACTTTGTGCTAAAAGTACCTGCTAATCTTAATCTTGCCGCTACAGCTCCTCTACTTTGTGCGGGAATAACCACTTGGTCTCCACTTCGTCACTGGAAAGTTGGAAAAGGAAGCAAAGTTGCCGTTGTAGGATTGGGTGGATTGGGACATATGGCCATAAAACTTGCCAAAGGTCTTGGTGCCGAAGTCACCCTTTTTTCAAGAACACCCGGTAAAGAAAAAGATGCCTTGGAGCTTGGTGCTGATGCTGTAATTATTTCGACTGAGACAAGTCAAATGGCAGCTGTAGGAGGAAAATTTGATTTAATTATTGACACCGTTCCTTATGTTCATGACATAAATCCTTATGTTGCAACTTTGAATACCAATGGAACACTGGTTTTGGTGGGTTATTTAGGCGGCTTGGAACCGTTTTTAAACACTGTACCGATGATAATGGGAAGAAAATCTGTTGCAGGCTCTCTGATTGGCGGTATCGCCGAAACTCAGGAAATGCTTGACTTTTGTGGAGAACATAACATTGTCTCTGAAATTGAAATAATTAAAATGCAAGAGATTAATGAAGCCTATGAAAGAATGCTAAAAAGTGATGTTCGTTATCGCTTTGTAATTGATATGGCTTCGCTTAAAGCCTAATTTGCGTAGAGACGTTGCACTGCAACGTCTCTACTAAAGAGAAAACCGTTACTACTTTGACATCAAGTGGTAACGGTTTTATTGAAAAAAATGATTTGGGTACTAATTCAAAATTATTTTTTTTCTAATTCTCGTATATAGTTGACCAGTTTCCATCTTTGGTCATCTGTTAAAATTCCAAAATAAGTAGCCATTGAAGCATTCCCGTGGGTGATTTTCCAAAAAATTGCACCGTCTGACTGATTTTTTACATTTAATGCTAATAAGTTTGCGGGACGAGGCTGCATGTTAACGCCTGCTTCTCCATTCCCCTGACCTTTAACACCGTGACACAAAACACACATTTCATTGAAAATTACTCCGCCTTCTTTAATGGCATTCTGATTTCCTGCAAATGGGTTTTTTAAAGAGCTCGAATATTCTGGTGCAACCCAGCTAATTTCTTGCGCTATACTTTTTGTACCTGACACAATTAGTAAAGCAAACACAACTAAAAGTTTAATTTCTGCTTTCATGGCCTGATGTTTTATTATATAACAAATTTATGAAAACGTTGTAGCAAGAAAGCTGATATTTATCATGAAATCATGAATTTTATAAAGAAAAACCAAAATAACGACACAAAATTAAACAATCCATAAATAAATTAAATTATAGTGATGATTTAATAAAATAATTAACCAAGACAACACAATAAAATCACCTTTTTTAACCAAAATTAATTTCATTATTTATTTGTCAGTAAAGAAATAACTGTCTTTTTTTGATTACTGTTTTAACGACCTCTTTTTAATTAAAAAAATGTCCTTATAACATATTTTGAAGCACAAAGTGAAATGTTTTCTTATAAATTATAAAACGCTTTAATTAGAAAGCGAATTAATAAGTAGAGAATTGCAGATATCAAAGCTAAGGCAATTATGAAGGTGATAATATTGATGACAATATTCGGAACAAAACTCAGCTTAGGATGCACATAAAAAGGCTCACGATGCAATCGTCCGTGGACATTCCGGGCAGCTATTTTTATTCTCTTTTTGATGCTTCGCTTTTTTAGATTACAATATTATGGACTGTGGATTATTCTATACAAATATAATCAATTCAAAAACAAGATTTTATAATCAGCATCAAAACAATTAATTGCTATTTCATTCTTTTTGCCAATAAAAAACCGTCTCACTTTTTGGAATGAGACGGTCTTAAAATTGTTTTAAAATCGATTACAAAATATAATCGGTATTGATGAAATTCGATTCTTTGCTATTCAATAAATCCTGTAAAATTTCATTGTTATAAGCATTATCTTTTGAAGCGACAAAAGTTCTGATAGAGAACGAACGCAAAGCATCATGAATACTCAATGTTCCTGTAGCAGAATCTTTTCTTCCTGTAAAAGGAAAAATATCTGGTCCTCTTTGGCAAGAACTGTTCAGGTTTACTCTACAAACTAAGTTTACCAAAGTATCAATAAGCGGCGCAATAGTTTTGATGTTTTTTCCAAACAAACTTACCTGTTGTCCGTAATTTGACTCAGCCATATCATTCAACGGTTCTTGTATATCTTTGAATGTCAAAACCGGTACTACAGGTCCAAATTGTTCTTCATTATACACTCGCATTTCTTTACTTACCGGATACAAAATAGCCGGATAAATAAAATTATCAGTTCTTTTTCCTCCTTTTGCATTGATTACTTTAGCACCTTTTTCTTTTGCATCATTAATTAACTCCTCAATATAGGCAGGCTTTTCGGTTTCTGGAAGTGGCGTTAATGCTACTCCTTTTTCCCAAGGATTCCCAAATTTCAAGGCATCAACCTTTTCGGCAAAGCGTTTGTTAAATTCAGCTGCTACATTTTCGTGTACATAAATCAATTTCAAAGCTGTACAACGTTGCCCATTAAACGATAATGATCCTGTAATACATTCCTGGATAGCCAAATCCAAATCGGCATCTGGTAAAATTATCGCTGGGTTTTTGGCTTCTAATCCTAATACCAAACGAAGTCTGTTTTTGTTCGGATGCTGATCCTGTAAAGCGATAGCCGCCTTACTATTCCCAATCAAAGCTAAAATATCTACTTTTCCAGATTTCATTATTGGTGAAGCAATTTCGCGTCCTCTACCATAAACAATACTGATTACACCTTTAGGAAAACTATTTTTAAATGCTTCCAACAATGGAGAAATCAATAAAACACCGTGTTTTGCAGGCTTGAAGATTACTGGATTTCCCATAATCAAAGCTGGAATAAGCAACGTAAAAGTTTCGTTCAATGGATAATTATATGGTCCAAGACACAATACTACTCCAATAGGTCCTCTTCGAATCATGGCATTTATACCCTGTACTTTAGAAAAATGGGCTGAATCACTATTTAATTCTTTATAGCTTTGAATAGTGTCATTTATGTATTCTACCGTTCTGTCAAATTCTTTTTCGGAATCACCAAGTGATTTTCCAATTTCCCACATCAAAAGTTTAACTACTTCTGTTCGGGTTTCTTTCATTTTTTCGACAAACTTTTCCATGCATTTGATACGGTCAGCAACTTTCATTGTTGGCCACAATCCTTGCCCATTATCAAAGGCTGCTCTTGCGGACTCGGCCACTTCAAGCGCTTCGGCCTCACCCATAAATGGAATAGAGCCTAATAATGTTGGTGCATATTTTTCGGTTGAAGATATTGTAGAATATACCGGTGTTGTTTTTCCGGTCCATTTTTTTAATTTTCCATTTACCAAATAAGTATCTTGAATCAGAGGGGCTGTTATTTGAAATTCTTCAGGTATTGTATTCATTCTTTGGTTATTTTGGTTTTCTTATTAAAACTTAAAAAAAAGAGGCTGGCGCCTCTTTATATATATTATACTAAATCGCCATCCCATTCTATTACTCCGCCGAGTAAATTATAAGCATTTTCTATGCCTAACTCATTCATTATTTCGCACGCTTTGGCGCTTCTCATTCCTGAGCGGCAATACACATAATAATTTTTGCTTTTATCCAATGCATTAATAGCATCGACAAACTCCTGTCCTTTATGAATATCTATGTTGATAGCTCCTTCGATTATGCCTTGATTGCATTCGTCTTCGGTTCTTACATCCAATATCACAGCATTTTCATCAGCTTCAAATTGGGAAACCCATTCTTCTTGTGTTAAATTCATAATTTATATTTTTTTGTAAAAATACAAGGTTTTTCTCAAACAATATACCTCTTTTTTGTGAATTAATCAAAAAATCAAAGAAAACGTTTTCGTAAAGCATAATCTAAACAGTCAAAAAACATTCCTGTTTTTCCAAATTATGAATCTACTTTTTTGATTAAAATACAAAGCTGGTTAACCACATTCCAAAAAACATAATGAATCTTCATTTTTTAAAACCTTTGGTTAAAATTTCGATAAAAAATAACTTTTTGTTCAAAATCGGTTATTATAAAACAGCTCACTTTTTTACTAATTTTACACTCATTTCAAAATAAAAAATCTAAATGCAAGAACAGCTGAATAAAATATTTCCTTCTTTTTCAAAAGAATTAATTCAGGACATTGAAGCAAATCAGATTGTCAAAAAAATCAATGTTGGCGAAATTATCATGCGCACCGGGCAGTATATAAAAAATACGGTTCTTGTAAGCAAAGGAACCATCAAAGTATATCGTGAAGATATTGATGGCGGCGAATTTTTCATGTATTATATACAAGCCGGGCAAGCCTGCGCCTTATCTATGGTTTGTTCTGTCAATAATGAAAAAAGCCAAATCATGGCAAAAGTAGTCGATGATGTTGAACTCATTATGGTTCCGCTAGATTTGATGGACAAATGGATGATGCAGCATCGTAGCTGGTATGAATTTGTGATTGGCAGTTATCGTAATCGTTTTGAAGAAGTTCTGGAATTAATTGACAGCATTGCATTCCGAGCGATGGACGAACGTCTCGAATTTTATTTAAAAAGACAAGTCGAGGCTTGCGGTTGCAAGGAACTTAAACTCTCGCATCAGGAAATCGGTTCCGATTTGAATACATCGAGAGAAGTCATTTCTAGATTGCTTAAAAAAATGGAACAAAGAGGTCTTGTAGTTTTAAACCGCAACCAGATTGAGATTTTGATGTAGAAAAGGTAATATCAATCTCAAAAATCAAATTCAAAAATCAAATTCAAAAATCAAACTTTAAACTTTTAAACTTTTAAACTTTTAAACTTTAAACTTTTAAACTTTTCCTAAGTGACAAAAGTTACACAACGCCAATAATTGTCTTTGCATCTTTGTGCAAACAAAATGCAAAACATGGAACACGTTGGCTATTTGGCTTCTTTGGCTATAGGTATCTCATTAGGACTGATAGGTGGCGGAGGATCCATTTTGACGATTCCTATATTGGTTTATTTATTTAAAATAGACCCAAAATTGGCCACCAGCTATTCCTTATTCATCGTTGGGATTACAGCTTTGTCGGGATGTTTCAGCCATTACAGATTGGGTAATCTCAAAATCAAATCGGCTTTATTTTTTGGTATTCCTTCCGTATTTTCCATATTAGTAATCCGGGAAGTGATTATTTTAAAAATTCCCAATGTACTTTTTACAATAAATGATTTTCAGGTCACCAAAAACTTCCTGATTATGATTGTTTTTGCCGTATTGATGATAGCTGCTTCTTTTTCTATGATTTACAAAAACAATCCACAGATACATTCCTCGGGGACAAATTATTTACAATTAGCACTAATAGGTTCTGTAGTCGGAATCGTAACTGGTTTTTTGGGCGCAGGTGGAGGATTTTTAATTATTCCGGCTCTTATCTTTTTTGCCAATTTACCTATGAAACAAGCCGTTGGGACATCATTATTAATTATCTTTATTAACTCTTCCATTGGCTTTGCTGGTGATTTATACATTGGAACACCAATCAATTATGCTTTTTTGTTAACCATTTCGGCAATTGCTTTTATGGGAATGCTTATTGGTACTCAATTATCAAAAAAAATAAACAGCGCCAAATTGAAACCTCTTTTTGGGTGGTTCATTTTGGTGATGGGAATTTATATTATTATTAAAGAGATTCTAAGCTTTTAATAAACTTAGAATCTCAGAATCTTAGTAACTTAGTAACTTAAAAATAAATCCATGCAAGTCGAACAAATATATACTGGCTGTCTGGCACAAGGTGCTTATTATATCACTTCTAATGGAGAAGCGGCCATAATCGATCCGTTGAGAGAAACACAGCCCTATTTGGACAGAATTGAGCGTGACGGAGTTGAACTGAAGTATATTTTTGAAACTCATTTTCATGCTGATTTTGTTTCGGGTCACTTGGATTTAAGCAAAGAAACTAATGCTGAAATCGTTTATGGCCCAACAGCTCAACCCGAATTTAAAGCGACTGTCGCAACAGATAATCAATTATTTGAAATAGGAAATATCAAAATAAAAGTATTGCATACGCCCGGGCACACACTCGAGAGTTCCACTTATTTACTTATTGACGAAAACGGGAAAGATCATGCCATTTTCTCCGGTGATACTCTTTTTATTGGAGACGTAGGAAGACCGGATCTTGCCCAAAAAGCCGCTTCGATGACACAAGATCAGTTGGCAGGATTACTTTTTCATTCGTTAAGAAACAAAATAATGACACTCGCCGATGATGTTATTGTGTATCCCGCTCATGGTGCCGGAAGTGCCTGCGGAAAGAACATGAGCAAAGAAACCATTTCGACCATTGGTAACCAAAAAGCGACTAATTATGCGCTAAGAGCCAACATGACCGAAGCCGAATTCATCGCCGAAGTGACCGAAGGATTGCTCCCTCCCCCCTCCTATTTTGGGATGAATGTCGCAATGAACAAAAAAGGATATGATAGTTTTCAGGACGTGCTGCAACACGGGATGAACGCTCTTTCTGTAACCAAATTTGAAGCTATCGCCGATGAAAAAGGAGCTTTGATTCTAGACACAAGAAACAGTGGCGATTTTGCCAAAGGCTTCATTCCGCAATCCATAAATATAGGAATAAATGGTGATTTTGCTCCTTGGGTGGGCGCTTTGATTGCCAATGTAAACCAACCCATTATCCTAATTACCGAAGTCGGAAGAGAAAAAGAAACCGTAACCCGTTTGAGTCGTGTTGGCTTTGATCATTTGATTGGTCATTTAGAAGGCGGTTTTGATTCCTGGAAAAAAGCTGGCAAAGATGTAGACACCGTAAACCGAATCACCGCTGACCAATTTAAAGCAAAAGTAAAAATTGGCGAAAGCAAAATCATCGACATCCGTAAACCAAGTGAATACAGTGCCGAGCATGTCGAAGAAGCTTTTAGCAAACCACTGACAAACATTAACGACTGGATAAAAGACATTGATTCAAAAGAACATTTCTTTATTCATTGCGCCGGCGGTTACCGAAGTATGATAGCTGCATCGATATTGCAGGCACGCGGTTTTCGAAATTTCAGTGAAATAGAAGGTGGATTTAATGCCATTGCCAAAACAAATATTCCCAAAACCGATTTTGTGTGCCAAAGCAAAATGCTGAAATAAATTGTAAATGAATTTTTTCCATTTATCTGTAGCGTCCAAGAGCTGAACGCACTTGATAAAGTGGAAAAAATCCCGTTTTATGAGTCTTTACAAGGAACGAAACAATCAGAATTACTATATCCGCTCCAATTAATTTTCGGGGCACACTTTTCTTAGTGAGAGCTTCGTTCCTCGCAAAGACTTTGATTATGTTAATATAAAAACTCGAAAAACGCTTCCTTTCTCAATGAAATAAGCTATTTCATCTCCACTTCTTATGACAACAATTATTTAATAGAATTAATTCTACTTTATTTAAGGACATTGTACTACATTATCTTTTTTAATAAATACGTATTATTGTAAAATAAATCACAATACAACTGATATACAA belongs to Flavobacterium gilvum and includes:
- a CDS encoding alpha/beta hydrolase fold domain-containing protein, yielding MNKPNLFSQKITLLLLFFGMSFSAFSQSKEIKLWDKIPGAIEDANYKEEFRKDDKGNINGILKVTEPTLKIFLAENKGLKNAAVIICPGGGYAVLSHEKEGDKIAKWLQSIGVSAFVLKYRLPSDVIMKDKTIGPLQDAQEAIRILRRNAAEWNLDPAKIGIMGFSAGGHLASTLSTHYNDKVYESKDDTSARPDFSMLIYPVISMEDGITHSGSKQNLLGKTPSGELVAKYSNEKKVNENTPKTFLVHATDDKAVPVENSINYYLALKQNKVPAEMHLYENGGHGFGLGVAGTNKNWSNACEKWLIANGFIQIPDTYLFAYFKGNGEDGLHLASSNDGYKWEALKKDASFLTPEVGKDKLMRDPCVIKGGDGLYHMVWTVSWTDKGIGYASSKDMIHWSKQEFLPVMSHENKTRNTWAPEITYDENSKTYMIYWASTIEGKFPETQSNEEKGYNHRIYYTTTKDFKKFKPTKLLYEPGFNVIDATIVKQGEGYTMYLKDETKVPVQKNLKTAFSKNLTGPYTKASEPITGNYWAEGPTAIQINGEWIVYFDKYTQKKYGAVKQNSKGWEDISDQISFPAGTRHGTVIRVPAEVITNLKKE
- a CDS encoding 2'-5' RNA ligase family protein: MEKTYSLVIHPSESILALVKSIKEQLATEVGWFNSKNSVGHITICEFKATEKQLENIKNKIQKICDTLSAVNVHLNEFSSFPNGAFFIAPDKDSHKNLKHIMKQFHKSLLIPNMLKSDNPHLSIARRLKPENLAKANKMFTSIDLNFICDSVVLRQFDEQIKQFFVIDTLKFGDNPKSNIIQGTLF
- a CDS encoding thioredoxin family protein yields the protein MKFAIKYTLIIALLFFVSITKAQKQDINFIENDYKSALEKAKSIKKPIFIMVYATWCPHCNKMKSTVLKDPVVVDFLNTNYINVSINGESETGKDFMKNFNVTSFPTYLYLNENETHLYSTGGEFTSEEFILESKKALNPNTQIPNLEKKFNDDNRSPENCLLYLSAIRKSIEKYKTDDVVAKYLATQPKDQLFTAINWRIIAFGLNKLDTKEFDFVLNHQSDFAKVSSPKRVDAKIVSVVNQTLTHNMENLDSITYDKNRIIAKNINSKKVDSLVFKYDLQMYEACKCWTKYKQTTLESVQKLVWNDYKTINEISKNYVLHVKEKKDLQTTIIWAKKSLELNNSAESNFLLARLYNKIKDKKSATEYARKAKAIITAMGWDTKEIDQFYLELGIK
- a CDS encoding NAD(P)-dependent alcohol dehydrogenase yields the protein METTNVKAYGTEAADAPLKQMDIQRRNASAKDIEIDILYCGVCHSDLHTARNDWGFTTYPTVVGHEIVGKVTKVGSEVTKLKVGDFAAVGCLVGSCHTCDNCKHDLEQYCSNGWIGTYNSPDKYLGGMTYGGYSEKIVVEEHFVLKVPANLNLAATAPLLCAGITTWSPLRHWKVGKGSKVAVVGLGGLGHMAIKLAKGLGAEVTLFSRTPGKEKDALELGADAVIISTETSQMAAVGGKFDLIIDTVPYVHDINPYVATLNTNGTLVLVGYLGGLEPFLNTVPMIMGRKSVAGSLIGGIAETQEMLDFCGEHNIVSEIEIIKMQEINEAYERMLKSDVRYRFVIDMASLKA
- a CDS encoding c-type cytochrome — encoded protein: MKAEIKLLVVFALLIVSGTKSIAQEISWVAPEYSSSLKNPFAGNQNAIKEGGVIFNEMCVLCHGVKGQGNGEAGVNMQPRPANLLALNVKNQSDGAIFWKITHGNASMATYFGILTDDQRWKLVNYIRELEKK
- a CDS encoding NADP-dependent glyceraldehyde-3-phosphate dehydrogenase; the encoded protein is MNTIPEEFQITAPLIQDTYLVNGKLKKWTGKTTPVYSTISSTEKYAPTLLGSIPFMGEAEALEVAESARAAFDNGQGLWPTMKVADRIKCMEKFVEKMKETRTEVVKLLMWEIGKSLGDSEKEFDRTVEYINDTIQSYKELNSDSAHFSKVQGINAMIRRGPIGVVLCLGPYNYPLNETFTLLIPALIMGNPVIFKPAKHGVLLISPLLEAFKNSFPKGVISIVYGRGREIASPIMKSGKVDILALIGNSKAAIALQDQHPNKNRLRLVLGLEAKNPAIILPDADLDLAIQECITGSLSFNGQRCTALKLIYVHENVAAEFNKRFAEKVDALKFGNPWEKGVALTPLPETEKPAYIEELINDAKEKGAKVINAKGGKRTDNFIYPAILYPVSKEMRVYNEEQFGPVVPVLTFKDIQEPLNDMAESNYGQQVSLFGKNIKTIAPLIDTLVNLVCRVNLNSSCQRGPDIFPFTGRKDSATGTLSIHDALRSFSIRTFVASKDNAYNNEILQDLLNSKESNFINTDYIL
- a CDS encoding rhodanese-like domain-containing protein; amino-acid sequence: MNLTQEEWVSQFEADENAVILDVRTEDECNQGIIEGAINIDIHKGQEFVDAINALDKSKNYYVYCRSGMRSAKACEIMNELGIENAYNLLGGVIEWDGDLV
- a CDS encoding Crp/Fnr family transcriptional regulator, with the translated sequence MQEQLNKIFPSFSKELIQDIEANQIVKKINVGEIIMRTGQYIKNTVLVSKGTIKVYREDIDGGEFFMYYIQAGQACALSMVCSVNNEKSQIMAKVVDDVELIMVPLDLMDKWMMQHRSWYEFVIGSYRNRFEEVLELIDSIAFRAMDERLEFYLKRQVEACGCKELKLSHQEIGSDLNTSREVISRLLKKMEQRGLVVLNRNQIEILM
- a CDS encoding sulfite exporter TauE/SafE family protein, translating into MEHVGYLASLAIGISLGLIGGGGSILTIPILVYLFKIDPKLATSYSLFIVGITALSGCFSHYRLGNLKIKSALFFGIPSVFSILVIREVIILKIPNVLFTINDFQVTKNFLIMIVFAVLMIAASFSMIYKNNPQIHSSGTNYLQLALIGSVVGIVTGFLGAGGGFLIIPALIFFANLPMKQAVGTSLLIIFINSSIGFAGDLYIGTPINYAFLLTISAIAFMGMLIGTQLSKKINSAKLKPLFGWFILVMGIYIIIKEILSF
- a CDS encoding MBL fold metallo-hydrolase; the encoded protein is MQVEQIYTGCLAQGAYYITSNGEAAIIDPLRETQPYLDRIERDGVELKYIFETHFHADFVSGHLDLSKETNAEIVYGPTAQPEFKATVATDNQLFEIGNIKIKVLHTPGHTLESSTYLLIDENGKDHAIFSGDTLFIGDVGRPDLAQKAASMTQDQLAGLLFHSLRNKIMTLADDVIVYPAHGAGSACGKNMSKETISTIGNQKATNYALRANMTEAEFIAEVTEGLLPPPSYFGMNVAMNKKGYDSFQDVLQHGMNALSVTKFEAIADEKGALILDTRNSGDFAKGFIPQSINIGINGDFAPWVGALIANVNQPIILITEVGREKETVTRLSRVGFDHLIGHLEGGFDSWKKAGKDVDTVNRITADQFKAKVKIGESKIIDIRKPSEYSAEHVEEAFSKPLTNINDWIKDIDSKEHFFIHCAGGYRSMIAASILQARGFRNFSEIEGGFNAIAKTNIPKTDFVCQSKMLK